One Clupea harengus chromosome 3, Ch_v2.0.2, whole genome shotgun sequence DNA window includes the following coding sequences:
- the LOC105896030 gene encoding metabotropic glutamate receptor 8-like: protein MFANEDDIRRILEAAKRNNLTGHFLWVGSDSWGSKVSPVVHQEDIAEGAITILPQRASVSAFDRYFKSRSLSNNRRNVWFAEFWEENFECKLGMHAKRPGSLKKCTGLEKIGRDSTFEQEGKVQFVMDAVYAMSHALHKMHLDLCAGYPGLCPRMSNVDGKKLLNYIRAVNFSGSAKTPVVFNENGDAPGRYDIFQYQSSNTSGGEYKVIGHWIDHLHLDMDVLQWASGDYSVPPSVCSTPCQTGERKKIVKGVPCCWHCEVCAGFHYQASEVTCELCPYEQRPDVNRTGCSAIPIVQLDWHSPWVIMPIILAVLGILATAVVMVTFVRYNDTPIVRASGREMSYVLLTGIFLCYAITFPMVSTPGLAACSFRRLLLGLGMSISYSALLTKTNRIHRIFERGKCSVAAPRFISPPSQLAITFSLISVQLLGVFVWFVADPPNTVIDYGEQRTQDPSSARGTLKCDISDLALICSLSYSILLVVTCTVYAIKTRGVPETFNEAKPIGFTMYTTCIIWLAFIPIFFGTAQSEEKMYIQTTTLTTSLSLSASVCLGMLYVPKVYVIIFHPEQNVPKHKRSFKAIVTAATMTSKLSQLASERPNGEAKTELCEPKGSSSPPSKNTYVSYTNHAM from the exons ATGTTTGCTAATGAGGATGACATCAG ACGGATCCTAGAAGCTGCCAAACGCAACAATCTCACAGGTCACTTCCTGTGGGTGGGTTCAGACAGCTGGGGCTCCAAGGTTTCGCCCGTGGTGCATCAGGAGGACATAGCAGAGGGGGCCATCACCATCCTGCCACAGAGAGCATCAGTGTCTG CTTTTGACAGGTACTTCAAGAGCCGTTCTTTGTCCAACAATCGGCGCAACGTTTGGTTTGCTGAATTCTGGGAAGAAAACTTTGAGTGCAAGTTAGGCATGCATGCCAAACGGCCAGGTAGTCTGAAGAAATGCACAG GACTGGAGAAAATTGGCAGAGATTCTACCTTTGAGCAAGAAGGGAAGGTCCAGTTTGTGATGGACGCTGTTTATGCCATGTCCCATGCTCTGCATAAGATGCACCTGGACCTCTGCGCAGGATACCCGGGCCTCTGCCCGCGGATGAGTAACGTGGACGGCAAAAAACTGCTCAACTACATCCGGGCGGTCAACTTCAGCG GAAGTGCCAAGACCCCGGTTGTGTTCAATGAGAACGGAGATGCTCCCGGACGATATGACATCTTTCAGTACCAGTCTTCCAACACATCAGGAGGAGAATACAAAGTCATTGGTCACTGGATagaccatttacatttagat ATGGATGTCCTGCAGTGGGCCAGTGGAGACTACTCCGTGCCCCCTTCCGTGTGCAGCACACCTTGCCAGACGGGCGAGCGCAAGAAGATTGTGAAGGGCGTGCCGTGCTGCTGGCACTGCGAGGTGTGTGCTGGCTTCCACTACCAGGCCAGTGAGGTCACCTGTGAGCTGTGCCCCTATGAGCAGCGGCCCGACGTGAACCGCACCGGCTGCTCGGCCATCCCCATCGTCCAACTGGACTGGCACTCGCCCTGGGTCATCATGCCCATCATTCTTGCCGTGCTGGGAATCCTGGCCACCGCGGTCGTGATGGTCACGTTCGTGCGCTACAACGACACGCCCATCGTCCGAGCGTCGGGCCGCGAGATGAGCTACGTGCTGCTGACGGGCATCTTCCTGTGCTACGCCATCACCTTCCCCATGGTCTCCACGCCGGGCCTGGCGGCCTGCTCCTTCCGCCGCCTCCTCCTAGGCCTGGGGATGAGCATCAGCTACTCGGCGCTGCTGACCAAGACCAACCGCATCCACCGCATCTTCGAGCGGGGCAAGTGCTCCGTGGCCGCGCCCCGCTTCATCAGCCCGCCCTCGCAGCTGGCCATCACCTTCAGCCTCATCTCCGTGCAGCTGCTGGGCGTCTTCGTGTGGTTCGTGGCGGACCCGCCCAACACCGTGATCGACTACGGCGAGCAGCGCACCCAGGACCCGTCCAGCGCCCGCGGGACGCTGAAGTGTGACATCTCGGACCTGGCTCTGATCTGCTCGCTGAGCTACAGCATCCTCCTGGTTGTGACGTGCACGGTGTACGCCATCAAGACTCGTGGGGTCCCAGAGACCTTTAATGAAGCCAAGCCCATTGGATTTACAATGTATACCACCTGCATTATCTGGCTGGCGTTCATACCCATCTTCTTTGGAACAGCACAGTCAGAAGAAAAG ATGTATATTCAGACCACGACCCTGACCACGTCCCTCAGCCTCAGCGCCTCCGTCTGCCTGGGGATGCTCTACGTGCCCAAGGTGTACGTCATCATCTTCCACCCGGAGCAGAACGTGCCCAAGCACAAGCGCAGTTTTAAGGCCATCGTGACCGCTGCCACCATGACCAGTAAGCTCAGCCAGCTGGCCAGTGAGAGGCCCAACGGGGAGGCCAAGACAGAGCTCTGTGAGCCCAAGGGAAGCAGCT CTCCACCCTCAAAGAACACGTACGTGAGTTACACCAACCACGCCATGTGA